One Branchiostoma lanceolatum isolate klBraLanc5 chromosome 18, klBraLanc5.hap2, whole genome shotgun sequence DNA window includes the following coding sequences:
- the LOC136424739 gene encoding pumilio homolog 2-like isoform X3 — protein MSIPCVLGMHEGAWESIHASKGQQGSVSAMNPGGHGTGSAQGGGAGGPGGGGPTNLPSRSQDDAMVGYFFQRQPGELDGAGGGYRKPRWAIGDDGIGDQMRMTHMNSEFEALSLEGARDMSEIVPSAKKLWDVGGDGDTGGKGAGDEPKSIFLGDQWRESTWGSVQTSMSDHSVSQPIMVQQRRASLGGFHGNDVGSVLSPRSSEASGLGVSMVEYVLGSSPGSKEIDSRMNRLKVGFETGGDGSMANDVDGTKAGKKDKAAEDGDGKGDKHDKESNEQVQGNPGTVNGAVKDDKGFSRTPGSRQASPTSEENKVHISQAAEFIPRSMPTNIPNQHNQVMQPTRPMMDELNEQTGNLTLDPLEPVTVDPLQFDYSGQMGPNMESPGNFVAYDQQQLFRQQPLTIQQLTAAQQQQYALAAAQQQQLGLAPTVFAPNPYIISAAPVQDPYAAGLAAATLAGAPAVVPPQYAAYNLHPWGVYPATAATSGLIQQQQQAQQQQQAAGQQPGQPMNPQMVRGNQGRPMTPQQQGQEAMTQQQQQQALQQALPATHPGVSPGLLGAGYQVLAPAAYYDQSGQLVMGSARAVGAPVRLVPPGPLLLNTAQPGAANGLGAANGLRLLGTQQQQQQQQQQQQQQQQQQQQQQNQQAANNLYNGTPATQQNTGFNPMNSGLGFSNGGMGPIGSSVGTIGSGSFSVGSLLSPGIGSNNSSSSQRRDSLTGSIDYKRQSVPPMGSLGWGLGGVSPSPGPVGMPLPSQSGHSLTPPPSLSGSSTSINLGGYDPYSTSPNDYTIPGALSTGGRVVSAAPGAEARYRNTSSASNGLFGSGSSLFPTRSMTSRYRTNSEQGPPWNRSPLDKAPSGRSRLLEDFRNNRFPNLQLRDLANHIVEFSQDQHGSRSSLQLRDLANHVVEFSQDQHGSRFIQQKLERATPAEKQMVFNEILSAAYQLMTDVFGNYVIQKFFEFGTPEQKNALAQKIRGHVLPLALQMYGCRVIQKALECIPPDLKFSYQVELVKELDGHVLKCVKDQNGNHVVQKCIECVDPSELQFIIDAFRGQVFALSTHPYGCRVIQRILEHCTVEQTIPILEELHENTERLVQDQYGNYVIQHVLEHGRPEDKSKIVNELRGKVLALSQHKFASNVVEKCVSHSSRAERAMLIDEVCSYNDGPHSALYTMMKDQFANYVVQKMIDVAEPQQRKILMHKIRPHIATLRKYTYGKHILAKLEKYFMKNSGDLGLIPCPPNGTL, from the exons ATTGTGCCGTCAGCGAAGAAGTTGTGGGACGTAGGCGGCGACGGTGATACGGGCGGTAAAGGAGCGGGCGACGAACCGAAGAGCATCTTTCTGGGCGACCAATGGCGAGAGAGCACGTGGGGCAGTGTACAGACATCGATGTCAG ACCACTCAGTGTCGCAACCAATCATGGTGCAGCAGCGCAGAGCGTCGCTTggtggtttccatggcaacgacGTGGGCTCGGTTTTGTCGCCGCGCTCTTCGGAGGCGAGCGGGCTGGGCGTGAGCATGGTGGAGTACGTGCTGGGGTCGTCGCCGGGGTCGAAGGAGATCGATTCGCGCATGAACAGGCTGAAGGTCGGATTT GAAACGGGCGGTGACGGCAGTATGGCGAACGACGTGGACGGAACGAAGGCAGGAAAGAAGGACAAGGCGGCGGAGGACGGCGATGGAAAAGGCGACAAACACGACAAGGAAAGCAACGAGCAAGTTCAGGGCAACCCTGGAACAGTCAACGGCGCAGTCAAAGATGACAAGGGGTTCAG TCGTACCCCCGGGAGTCGGCAGGCTTCGCCCACCAGCGAGGAGAACAAAGTGCACATTTCTCAGGCGGCAGAGTTCATCCCGCGTAGCATGCCTACTAACATACCCAACCAACACAACCAG GTCATGCAGCCGACGCGACCTATGATGGACGAACTGAACGAACAGACTGGCAACCTGACCCTTGACCCCCTGGAGCCGGTGACCGTTGACCCCTTGCAGTTCGACTACTCTGGCCAGATGGGCCCAAATATGGAGAGTCCGGGCAACTTCGTCGCGTATGACCAGCAACAG CTGTTCCGCCAGCAGCCGCTGACCATCCAGCAGCTGACAGCTGCCCAGCAGCAGCAGTACGCCCTGGCCGcggcacagcagcagcagctgg GGCTGGCCCCGACAGTGTTTGCTCCTAACCCCTACATCATCAGTGCAGCACCTGTCCAGGACCCTTACGCAGCTGGACTGGCTGCTGCAACCCTTGCAG GAGCGCCGGCGGTGGTTCCCCCTCAGTATGCTGCGTACAACCTCCACCCGTGGGGCGTGTACCCGGCCACCGCCGCGACGTCAGGTCTCatccaacaacaacagcaggctCAGCAGCAACAGCAGGCCGCTGGACAGCAGCCCGGGCAACCCATGAACCCGCAGATGGTGCGCGGGAACCAGGGCCGACCTATGACCCCGCAGCAGCAGGGTCAGGAGGCCATGACccaacagcagcaacagcaggCCCTGCAGCAGGCTCTACCTG CTACCCACCCTGGTGTGTCCCCTGGGCTGCTGGGAGCTGGGTACCAGGTTCTCGCGCCGGCTGCGTACTACGACCAGTCGGGCCAGCTGGTGATGGGCAGCGCGAGGGCGGTGGGAGCCCCCGTCCGTCTGGTGCCGCCGGGACCTCTCCTGCTGAACACTGCACAGCCTG GTGCAGCAAACGGTCTGGGCGCTGCAAACGGCCTTCGTCTCCTGGGAacccagcaacaacaacaacagcagcagcaacaacaacaacaacagcagcaacaacaacaacaacagcagaacCAGCAGGCAGCCAACAATCTCTACAACGGCACCCCGGCCACCCAGCAGAACACGGGCTTCAATCCCATGAACTCTGGTCTGGGGTTCAGCAACGGTGGCATGGGTCCCATAGGGTCAAGTGTGGGAACAATAGGGTCAGGCAGCTTCTCAG TAGGAAGCCTGCTCTCTCCGGGTATCggcagcaacaacagcagctcCTCCCAGCGACGTGATTCGCTCACGGGAAGCATAGACTATAAACGTCAGAGCGTTCCACCAATGGGCAGCCTTGGCTGGGGTCTGGGTGGGgtgtccccctccccagggCCTGTAGGCATGCCCCTGCCCAGTCAGAGCGGACATTCGCTAACTCCGCCGCCATCTTTGTCGGGCTCTTCCACCAGCATCAACCTGGGTGGATACGACCCATACAGCACGTCACCCAACG ACTACACCATCCCAGGTGCCCTGTCCACGGGCGGCCGTGTGGTGTCCGCCGCGCCGGGAGCCGAGGCTCGCTACCGCAACACCTCCAGCGCCTCCAACGGGCTGTTTGGGTCGGGAAGTTCGCTCTTTCCCACGCGCAGCATGACATCTAGATACAG GACAAACTCTGAGCAGGGGCCACCTTGGAACAG GAGTCCGTTGGACAAGGCGCCGTCTGGCCGCAGCCGTCTCCTAGAGGACTTCCGTAACAACCGCTTCCCCAACCTGCAGCTGCGCGACCTGGCCAATCACATCGTGGAGTTCTCTCAGGACCAGCACGGATCCAG ATCAAGTTTGCAGCTGAGGGACCTGGCCAATCACGTGGTGGAGTTCTCTCAGGACCAGCATGGATCAAG GTTCATCCAGCAGAAGTTGGAGCGCGCAACTCCCGCGGAGAAACAGATGGTGTTCAACGAGATCCTGAGCGCCGCGTACCAGCTCATGACGGACGTCTTCGGCAACTACGTCATCCAGAAGTTCTTCGAGTTTGGCACGCCCGAGCAGAAGAACGCCCTGGCGCAGAAGATCCGCGGACACGTGCTGCCGCTAGCGCTGCAGATGTACGGTTGCCGTGTGATCCAGAAGGCTCTGGAGTGTATCCCACCTGATCTGAAg TTCTCGTACCAGGTGGAGCTGGTGAAAGAACTGGACGGCCACGTCCTGAAGTGCGTGAAGGACCAGAACGGGAACCACGTGGTGCAGAAGTGCATCGAGTGTGTCGACCCCTCCGAGCTGCAGTTCATCATCGACGCCTTCCGCGGACAG GTGTTTGCGCTGTCGACCCATCCGTACGGCTGCCGCGTGATCCAGCGAATCCTGGAACACTGCACGGTGGAGCAGACTATCCCCATACTGGAGGAGCTTCACGAGAACACCGAGAGGCTCGTACAG GATCAGTACGGTAACTACGTGATCCAGCATGTTCTGGAGCACGGACGCCCCGAGGACAAAAGTAAGATCGTGAATGAGCTGAGGGGAAAGGTGCTGGCACTGTCTCAGCACAAGTTTGCTAG TAACGTGGTGGAGAAGTGCGTGTCCCACTCGTCGCGTGCGGAGCGTGCCATGCTGATCGACGAGGTCTGCTCCTACAACGATGGGCCACACAGTGCCTTATACACCATGATGAAG GACCAGTTCGCCAACTACGTTGTCCAGAAGATGATTGACGTCGCGGAGCCGCAGCAGCGCAAGATCCTGATGCACAAGATCCGCCCGCACATCGCCACTCTGCGCAAGTACACCTACGGCAAGCACATCCTCGCCAAGCTGGAGAAATACTTCATGAAGAACAGCGGAGACCTCGGGCTCATCCCCTGCCCCCCCAACGGCACTTTGTGA
- the LOC136424739 gene encoding pumilio homolog 2-like isoform X6, whose product MSIPCVLGMHEGAWESIHASKGQQGSVSAMNPGGHGTGSAQGGGAGGPGGGGPTNLPSRSQDDAMVGYFFQRQPGELDGAGGGYRKPRWAIGDDGIGDQMRMTHMNSEFEALSLEGARDMSEIVPSAKKLWDVGGDGDTGGKGAGDEPKSIFLGDQWRESTWGSVQTSMSDHSVSQPIMVQQRRASLGGFHGNDVGSVLSPRSSEASGLGVSMVEYVLGSSPGSKEIDSRMNRLKVGFETGGDGSMANDVDGTKAGKKDKAAEDGDGKGDKHDKESNEQVQGNPGTVNGAVKDDKGFSRTPGSRQASPTSEENKVHISQAAEFIPRSMPTNIPNQHNQVMQPTRPMMDELNEQTGNLTLDPLEPVTVDPLQFDYSGQMGPNMESPGNFVAYDQQQPLTIQQLTAAQQQQYALAAAQQQQLGLAPTVFAPNPYIISAAPVQDPYAAGLAAATLAGAPAVVPPQYAAYNLHPWGVYPATAATSGLIQQQQQAQQQQQAAGQQPGQPMNPQMVRGNQGRPMTPQQQGQEAMTQQQQQQALQQALPATHPGVSPGLLGAGYQVLAPAAYYDQSGQLVMGSARAVGAPVRLVPPGPLLLNTAQPGAANGLGAANGLRLLGTQQQQQQQQQQQQQQQQQQQQQQNQQAANNLYNGTPATQQNTGFNPMNSGLGFSNGGMGPIGSSVGTIGSGSFSVGSLLSPGIGSNNSSSSQRRDSLTGSIDYKRQSVPPMGSLGWGLGGVSPSPGPVGMPLPSQSGHSLTPPPSLSGSSTSINLGGYDPYSTSPNDYTIPGALSTGGRVVSAAPGAEARYRNTSSASNGLFGSGSSLFPTRSMTSRYRTNSEQGPPWNRSPLDKAPSGRSRLLEDFRNNRFPNLQLRDLANHIVEFSQDQHGSRSSLQLRDLANHVVEFSQDQHGSRFIQQKLERATPAEKQMVFNEILSAAYQLMTDVFGNYVIQKFFEFGTPEQKNALAQKIRGHVLPLALQMYGCRVIQKALECIPPDLKFSYQVELVKELDGHVLKCVKDQNGNHVVQKCIECVDPSELQFIIDAFRGQVFALSTHPYGCRVIQRILEHCTVEQTIPILEELHENTERLVQDQYGNYVIQHVLEHGRPEDKSKIVNELRGKVLALSQHKFASNVVEKCVSHSSRAERAMLIDEVCSYNDGPHSALYTMMKDQFANYVVQKMIDVAEPQQRKILMHKIRPHIATLRKYTYGKHILAKLEKYFMKNSGDLGLIPCPPNGTL is encoded by the exons ATTGTGCCGTCAGCGAAGAAGTTGTGGGACGTAGGCGGCGACGGTGATACGGGCGGTAAAGGAGCGGGCGACGAACCGAAGAGCATCTTTCTGGGCGACCAATGGCGAGAGAGCACGTGGGGCAGTGTACAGACATCGATGTCAG ACCACTCAGTGTCGCAACCAATCATGGTGCAGCAGCGCAGAGCGTCGCTTggtggtttccatggcaacgacGTGGGCTCGGTTTTGTCGCCGCGCTCTTCGGAGGCGAGCGGGCTGGGCGTGAGCATGGTGGAGTACGTGCTGGGGTCGTCGCCGGGGTCGAAGGAGATCGATTCGCGCATGAACAGGCTGAAGGTCGGATTT GAAACGGGCGGTGACGGCAGTATGGCGAACGACGTGGACGGAACGAAGGCAGGAAAGAAGGACAAGGCGGCGGAGGACGGCGATGGAAAAGGCGACAAACACGACAAGGAAAGCAACGAGCAAGTTCAGGGCAACCCTGGAACAGTCAACGGCGCAGTCAAAGATGACAAGGGGTTCAG TCGTACCCCCGGGAGTCGGCAGGCTTCGCCCACCAGCGAGGAGAACAAAGTGCACATTTCTCAGGCGGCAGAGTTCATCCCGCGTAGCATGCCTACTAACATACCCAACCAACACAACCAG GTCATGCAGCCGACGCGACCTATGATGGACGAACTGAACGAACAGACTGGCAACCTGACCCTTGACCCCCTGGAGCCGGTGACCGTTGACCCCTTGCAGTTCGACTACTCTGGCCAGATGGGCCCAAATATGGAGAGTCCGGGCAACTTCGTCGCGTATGACCAGCAACAG CCGCTGACCATCCAGCAGCTGACAGCTGCCCAGCAGCAGCAGTACGCCCTGGCCGcggcacagcagcagcagctgg GGCTGGCCCCGACAGTGTTTGCTCCTAACCCCTACATCATCAGTGCAGCACCTGTCCAGGACCCTTACGCAGCTGGACTGGCTGCTGCAACCCTTGCAG GAGCGCCGGCGGTGGTTCCCCCTCAGTATGCTGCGTACAACCTCCACCCGTGGGGCGTGTACCCGGCCACCGCCGCGACGTCAGGTCTCatccaacaacaacagcaggctCAGCAGCAACAGCAGGCCGCTGGACAGCAGCCCGGGCAACCCATGAACCCGCAGATGGTGCGCGGGAACCAGGGCCGACCTATGACCCCGCAGCAGCAGGGTCAGGAGGCCATGACccaacagcagcaacagcaggCCCTGCAGCAGGCTCTACCTG CTACCCACCCTGGTGTGTCCCCTGGGCTGCTGGGAGCTGGGTACCAGGTTCTCGCGCCGGCTGCGTACTACGACCAGTCGGGCCAGCTGGTGATGGGCAGCGCGAGGGCGGTGGGAGCCCCCGTCCGTCTGGTGCCGCCGGGACCTCTCCTGCTGAACACTGCACAGCCTG GTGCAGCAAACGGTCTGGGCGCTGCAAACGGCCTTCGTCTCCTGGGAacccagcaacaacaacaacagcagcagcaacaacaacaacaacagcagcaacaacaacaacaacagcagaacCAGCAGGCAGCCAACAATCTCTACAACGGCACCCCGGCCACCCAGCAGAACACGGGCTTCAATCCCATGAACTCTGGTCTGGGGTTCAGCAACGGTGGCATGGGTCCCATAGGGTCAAGTGTGGGAACAATAGGGTCAGGCAGCTTCTCAG TAGGAAGCCTGCTCTCTCCGGGTATCggcagcaacaacagcagctcCTCCCAGCGACGTGATTCGCTCACGGGAAGCATAGACTATAAACGTCAGAGCGTTCCACCAATGGGCAGCCTTGGCTGGGGTCTGGGTGGGgtgtccccctccccagggCCTGTAGGCATGCCCCTGCCCAGTCAGAGCGGACATTCGCTAACTCCGCCGCCATCTTTGTCGGGCTCTTCCACCAGCATCAACCTGGGTGGATACGACCCATACAGCACGTCACCCAACG ACTACACCATCCCAGGTGCCCTGTCCACGGGCGGCCGTGTGGTGTCCGCCGCGCCGGGAGCCGAGGCTCGCTACCGCAACACCTCCAGCGCCTCCAACGGGCTGTTTGGGTCGGGAAGTTCGCTCTTTCCCACGCGCAGCATGACATCTAGATACAG GACAAACTCTGAGCAGGGGCCACCTTGGAACAG GAGTCCGTTGGACAAGGCGCCGTCTGGCCGCAGCCGTCTCCTAGAGGACTTCCGTAACAACCGCTTCCCCAACCTGCAGCTGCGCGACCTGGCCAATCACATCGTGGAGTTCTCTCAGGACCAGCACGGATCCAG ATCAAGTTTGCAGCTGAGGGACCTGGCCAATCACGTGGTGGAGTTCTCTCAGGACCAGCATGGATCAAG GTTCATCCAGCAGAAGTTGGAGCGCGCAACTCCCGCGGAGAAACAGATGGTGTTCAACGAGATCCTGAGCGCCGCGTACCAGCTCATGACGGACGTCTTCGGCAACTACGTCATCCAGAAGTTCTTCGAGTTTGGCACGCCCGAGCAGAAGAACGCCCTGGCGCAGAAGATCCGCGGACACGTGCTGCCGCTAGCGCTGCAGATGTACGGTTGCCGTGTGATCCAGAAGGCTCTGGAGTGTATCCCACCTGATCTGAAg TTCTCGTACCAGGTGGAGCTGGTGAAAGAACTGGACGGCCACGTCCTGAAGTGCGTGAAGGACCAGAACGGGAACCACGTGGTGCAGAAGTGCATCGAGTGTGTCGACCCCTCCGAGCTGCAGTTCATCATCGACGCCTTCCGCGGACAG GTGTTTGCGCTGTCGACCCATCCGTACGGCTGCCGCGTGATCCAGCGAATCCTGGAACACTGCACGGTGGAGCAGACTATCCCCATACTGGAGGAGCTTCACGAGAACACCGAGAGGCTCGTACAG GATCAGTACGGTAACTACGTGATCCAGCATGTTCTGGAGCACGGACGCCCCGAGGACAAAAGTAAGATCGTGAATGAGCTGAGGGGAAAGGTGCTGGCACTGTCTCAGCACAAGTTTGCTAG TAACGTGGTGGAGAAGTGCGTGTCCCACTCGTCGCGTGCGGAGCGTGCCATGCTGATCGACGAGGTCTGCTCCTACAACGATGGGCCACACAGTGCCTTATACACCATGATGAAG GACCAGTTCGCCAACTACGTTGTCCAGAAGATGATTGACGTCGCGGAGCCGCAGCAGCGCAAGATCCTGATGCACAAGATCCGCCCGCACATCGCCACTCTGCGCAAGTACACCTACGGCAAGCACATCCTCGCCAAGCTGGAGAAATACTTCATGAAGAACAGCGGAGACCTCGGGCTCATCCCCTGCCCCCCCAACGGCACTTTGTGA